The segment AATTTCTACGCTAAGCTTCAGCAGTTGAAGGAACACTGGAACAGGTCCAAGCTTACTAGCTAAGGTGATTTTATTCTATATCCTTTGTGTCTTATATGTGTAAGTGAATgacatttcatgttttttttttgctaagaatacTAATAACATATTAATGATGTTCAGATCTACAATAAGTTAATCTAAGAGCTACTATACTTTGGAAAAAACAAGATAGAACAATGTTTATGAACCTAATAGATTAGATAATTCAACTTGACAACAGAGAATGTATTTTTTTCCTATCCCTCCTTGCCATGATTGTATTCTTCACATCTCTATATATCCCTCGTGCAATCACCATTGGAGTGATAGTGCAGTTATTATGATATACattctttatttgttttcatagaTGGTAGATTGTCGATTGGactgttattttttttagaataataTTTGCTTTTGCGTTGTTTTACTTTttactattttgttttattttttttttctttttgttttaaggTTTTACCTCGTTGGAGACATTTCATGTTTATTACTTTGTTCGATTTTTAACTAAATTGTTCATGTTTTTATTGACCCTTTGCTTAGTCAAAATGACTTTTGAATGCGCTATGTTTGTTAAGCATTCGAAAGTTTATGTGTATCCTTAAACATAATTATCgtagaaaaaaatttacattattttaaacaaaaacttttTATGGATCATGGATATCAACAAAGATGAAACTCgtagcaaaaaataaaaataacgaAGAATTTCAGTAGGGCCGCGATGGGCCTCACGCccaaatattattgtaaatatataaagtgTTTGATCACATAATTGGCAAACCgaccttagctcagttggtagagcggaAGACTGTAGTTGTTGCTGTAATCTTTAGGTCGCTGGTTCGATTCCGGCAGGTCGGATTTCTTTTTGAAGAATATCAGATTTCCCACATTAAATGAAGAATAACGggaacaaattttattttgcaCGAACAGTCGCTTTGTGGATAAATAAACCAAATGAATATGTGGCGTCTCAtatctctttttgtttctttttcgaGACTGTTTGTTGTTTTTGGTGTATACCCAGGCAATtacatgtttaaaataaatataattgagTAAGTGACACTGAATCAGCATACACTCACATGCGGGGGAATAAATGTTATAAAATTCACGTAAAAGCAATTACAATTAGATTAATTCTGTGATCAACTTGAGGGAATTTATAATATGTCCCGGTAGACGTACAAGCCATATTTAAGTTATGAAATTCAGATTTTGGTTCTTTATAGATTGGCCACCATAAAAGGGGTACCacttatatattgtattgttctTCGCTAAGGATGCAATTTTCTTGTTTGAATAATAACAAGAGTTTCATCAACTAGATTTATGCGTGAGCTCCATAATCTCTAAATCTATGCTCAAATTATAGATACCAAAGGTAATTCATAGATTTTAAAGGCCCACATACAATTTtatgtaaaagaaaatattctaATTGTGTGTTTAGGTCCAATCATTTCTCTTTATAAAAAAGATAgttttatcaaatttattgaATCAAATAACTCAAAACGATATCTACAAAGTGACTATAATATTTAAAGTGTTTTTGATATTGGGTGGGATTGtagcaaaagaaaaacaacaagTGTTTTACATTTGTGGCTGAGCTCCCGCTATTTTCTAAGTGTgatcaaacaaaaaatcaagataaatcaaaattatatatgtaaggATGTTTTAATTCGCTtgaaatagtttattttatacACATCCAGATAACTAGAACTGGACCAGAAGTACACAGAAATTTTGAAATTGATTAATATCTACATTTCTAGAAAagattaaaacattttttatcaACTGTGGACTGAAATACAAAAACCCATACATAAGAACTTGACAGAGAAAACACTAACAGAGCCATTGTAAGTAATAAGGCTCAAAGTTTTATTTTGATTACACAGTTACACTTCAAATTAATTAAGATATATACCAGCTGatactaggggtgggcactttacccgatatccgaagtggcacccgaacccgatccgaaaaacccgaaccgaaatccgaaccgaagtagcaaaatacccgaacgggtattgaataaggagagattggatacccgaacccgaacggataatacccgaacccaaatggatatccgaagataaccgaacatatgtataattaaccatatatttctagtttatatctctcattttatataaaatatttatattgatactacacatactttaagttcatatgatatacatacaattacggaaaaaatgatttgttaatcacttaaaatgcatgtcaagttttttatttcaaaaattaacaaaaacttacataaaaaaaaactaaattaatgcctttttagttttaaaatgttatgtccaaatctattaattattcaatctattaaaaatagaaaattagttaactaaaagttatatttttaaatacaacaaacttgagaaatgaaaattttaattttttttttcaaaatctaaatatccgaacccgatccgaattaaccgaatccgaattaaaaatacccgaacccgacccgaagtacagaaatacccgaacgggttctagacctctataccgaaatacccgaaaatccgaaatacccgacccgaacccgaacgggtacccgaacgcccacccctagctGATACATAATGTAAGACGTAAATTTATGGATAAGTCTGATTGGTCCtaaaacaagtaaacaaaacatatatatacttcATAATTTGCACCATGTTGATTGAATGAAGCATCGCGTGACACGTTACGTTCATGGACTACTATGAACAATTGAAGATGTCTTTTAGAAAAAGATGTGGGGCTTTTACCTTTTCTTCAAAGTGTATccaataacaaaaattaaactgaaataaaCCACATATATGTGCTTTTTTGTTTCGAAAGAGACAAGACATAAAGAAAGTTAAGAAACACATTAACAAAGAGAAGTTGTAGAAGTATAAGCCATCTCTCAATCTCTTAGTGAAGAAGAAatggtttattatatatttttaaataggaGTTAAAGTATTCGtgtatattttgtgtttttgtcaTTTTTCATTGTGAGGTTCCGTATACTGTACATCAATATACACAGTGATGATATACGACTCatataaaaaacataataataattttatcagGAAACTTTGATTTACGAGGTTGATTTGTGTTACCAAACCTAAGAAATGAGGTTTTAAAGGCTTtttccaaacaaacaaaaaacctGAGAAATGAGATTCTAGTACAAAGAATGAAAACAGGTTTTATAAGTCTCATTAACTGCCTGGCGGATTACACTACTACATATTCTATATCCTGGAGTACTTTTTAAATTTGGCACGATAGGTATGCTTTTGTACTGCTAAGAACATGTTTAACGGGAGGTTCTTAGAGTGAAGTTCTTAGCGAAATATAAGAATttgtttcttaacttttttaatAGGTATGCTTTTGTACTGCTAATAACATGTTTAACGGGAGGTTCTTAGAGTGAGGTTCTTAGCGAAATATAAGAActcgtctcttaacttttaattaaaaagttaaGAATCGATtcttaaatatctatttaagaatcggtttttagtttttttagttaaaaattaagagatgAGTTCTTATCGGATATTCTGTTAAGAATTTCACCCTAAAATCTTTTCATTAAACAAGTTCTAAAAAATTTTGCGCAAAGTTTATTTAAATATGGTGGTACGCATTAATTTTACAGATTAGTTTATTGCCACAAAGAAGCTAGTGAATGGATATAAAAAATAATGGTGGGCTGCTATGAGTCGAGTAAAAGATTACAAATGATGAAGATAGTGCATGAAACTGTTTTACCAGTGCGATATGATTGAttataaactataataaaatgaaaaatatcctACAGACATGTGCAAGTGATTATTGAATCttcatttatttatatagatatttgtctattaatatttttaataaaataagttaaatctatcgatatataattttatgttatatatatgtcGATATAAGTGTCATATCGCAACCATTCTCTGAGACTagtattctctttttttttggtaatcaatTAGTATTCTTCATTTCATAGTGTTGCCTTGCCTTTGATTAGTTTAAATTGATTTTGTTATCTTGACTGCAAAAATGTAAAGCAACAAATAAATTGGGATATTAGAAGTATAAAAACAGAATATATTACATTGTTTGACAAGTGAGACATGGCTTTTAAGCTAACAACCCTTTAGGTACTCACACCTTCCATGATCAAATAGTATTTTACAACAAAGCTAATATGTTACTTGTTTGATTGACATACTACAAAACAGTGAGCCACAATTTTAAATGACCTATTAAAGTTATattaactatacattttttctaATACTTTTCGGTACAAAACCGAAACATTTATGCATGCAGATAACTTACTTATAATTAGTGAAAAAATCTAATCTTGTTTGAAGTTTGATGTTCATCAGACCACTAAGACAATCTAGATCTTCGTCAAAAACATTTAAGTTCATTAGTcaaattttatgaatataaaCTCACAAAACTCGTACTTTTTAAAATGTAACCGTGAATACAatcaagaacaacaacaagGCGATGGTGTGTCAAATGAAAAAGATTAGGATACAAGACTagttaaagaaaaaattaaCAAGACTAGAGTTTTGCTAAGTTAACTCTTTTTGCATATAAGAACAATAAACCAATAATTCACTCTAAAAAGAAGATTAGTGctcggaaagaaagaaaaaaagcaaaTGCACTCAGTGACCCCTATATAAACACTTACATTGCAAAGGTACATTCTCTCaagctaaaaaataaaaacaaagaagaagcaaagagaGAAACAGAGTCAGTCTCTTCTCTGTTTTTTCCTCCACCATAAACTGAATATCTAATCATTCTCTCTTCAAATGGATTCGCCTAGTACTCAAAAGGCTAAACCGAGAAAGATGAAGGCTGCTGTGAAGAAGTCTCGAGTTCAAAAACTCTTGGATTTGTTTTACCGAGTGGTCGAGATAACTGTGGTTATGGTTACAGTGGCCAAGCTCTGTTACCAACTAGTCATCATGTTCGAGGACTCTGGTCTCTCACGTTTTCTCATCAACCGTCACCTTGCTTTCCTCTTGGGGAACGCAATAGTCATCGCTGTAGCCGCCAAGTGCGGTCTCTTTGCGAATCAAGAACCTGATGCACGGAGAAACAGAAATGATTTTTACGACCAGTTTGTTCGGGAGAGCTCAAGAAGAGAACAGAGCAGTGAAGAAGACAGATCAAAACAGATCAGCGAAGATAAGAGACAGAGCAGAGCAAAACAGAGCATGTTGGAGAACAGGGCGAAACAGAGTACTGAAGATAACAGAGAGAAACAGAGCACGGACAAGAAGGACATAACTGTGAAGAGAGAGAAGCAAAGGAGTGGGTCAGAGAATCTAGAGGGCTCGAAGAAGAGTTCTTGTGGAAGATTGAAGAGATCGGAGACTGAGAGACATGCTGATGTTTCTGATGATGAACTAAGGTACAAGATCGAGTCTTTCATTGCGAGACAGAGGAGGAACCAAAAGGATGAAGagttttgtattgtttaaataagtacttagaaaaaaaaagaagcaaggaaaaaaaaaagaagaagaaaaacttttTGTTTATGCAAATAACATTCACATATATGTGTGTTTGTAAATATACGGGTGAAGATATTTCAAAGCCCCAGCATAAAATGTTGTTttagcttttcttttctctttttttttctttgtaaaattttgttcCATCTTATAAGCTATGTAACATATATTTTCTGTAAATTTAGTCTTATGGTAGACATATATCGAAAAACATGATGAGCAAGAAGTAATCAACAAAGAGAGAATTAAAAGAGCCATTATTCATGTCATAACTCTTTATGAAGCATGCCATATCTACGTAATAGTAATGTGTCTAGCTCACACCCAACAACTAGTTTAAGAGTGCATGATCATTCTCTTCCACATAAGGTCTCTTTTGGTGTTATCTTGGGATTTTGATTGAACCACTGATGAGTTGTAAGATCTCCTCTACAATGCCCAGCCAGAATACTTTCTGCAAGACAAGGGATAAAAAGTAATCTctataatcaaataaaacaacAGAGGTATTATTCATCTTGATCTGAAATAGAAAACACAAGGTGATTTTAGTTAAATCTAAAACAATAGCACGGATAAGTCTTGCGTATGCCTTGGTTGTGAGCAGCGGGAACGTCTTGCGCAGATTGAACCGCATCAGTAAATGAACCAAAGCATGTAATCGGATGTATTCAAGCTTCATCTATTTAATCAACTTTGTTAATGTTTTTTCTCTTCAGTGAAATTCCTGAGTTCCTGGGTGGTAACTGCACTTGTGCAGACAAATGTGAATGTATGCATTCAGACAAAGGTCCCTGGAACAACCCTGACATCTTCGAACTACCTAAACATCTTCAACGGCATGTAACACTCTTTTTATATCAGACTTTATTTGTCTAAACTCCTGAAGCGGGACTTGGATTGACATCTAGTGAACTCGAACAAATGTGATTCACTTGCTGTGAATTATTCTATTATTCAACTATTTTAATGGCTAGATCACACGATATTTAAAATGTGATTAGGTTATTCTGTTATTCCACTTTGTTATTCTAGTCAAACTTAGTACTCACTCCGTTTCAAATTACTTGTTGTTGTAGGGtgaattttttgtttcaaaataagtgtcgttttataatttcaatgcaaaatttattgattttatattttgatatttttttcaattgattgaAATGTGGTTAGGTGTATtgataataatgtttttatctagtaaatatacaaaattaaatgttttcttaatttgtgtgtCAGTCTAAAACGACAAATAATCTGAAATGGATGGATTACTACTTAATTACACTTTATTAGTTTGCCATTCTAGTCACATGTATGTGTTTTTTTTCGGGGCACAGTCTAGTGGTAGAAAGCAAGAGTTAAAGAATTGAATATGATACTACTGCCGAAAATATAGAGGACAAGTCCATGTATATGACAATCAAACTACTTAAACAAAGAAGTAGGAATGTAAAGAAACATCATTTGCTTAATCAATGAGATTCTATCTATAGCAACGTGGGACATTTCTATCTATAGCAAGGAGGGACACTTTATTCTCTTTAATCTGAAACAGAGAGACAATGATGCAACATATAGCCACGAAGGACACTACCCAGAAGTTGAGACGCTTCAGCAATCCCATGAACCCCTCTTTCACTCCTCTCCAAAGCAATCATTCTACACCAAACCTCCTTAGTTTCACCACTCACACCAACCTCAACATCTTCCCACAAGACCGCCAACTTCCCGTAATACTCCGCCATCGCAACAGACCGAACCTTTTTGAGATGACTCAAACCACCAACCACTCTCCATAGCCTCATCTCGTAGTCATACCACATCAGCCCGAACCTAGCGTAGTAAACGTAGAGCACATTGTTCATCACACAAGCACCCGTTCTCCACAACCATTTATCCTTAGTAGCCAAACCTAAACTCTCACAAGACCCATCTCTAGGATCGTAGCACCTAGCATTGCCAGAAACACGTAACGCACAAACTTTCCTGTTCAACGACACAGTTGGGGCCGAGCTCCACCACCAGCCTTGATCCTCAGGAACCGGCGCTAGCTCCCACGTCTGCGTCTTCGCGTCAAATGACTCCACGTGCATCTCGTCGGCGTCTCTATAGATCCCGATCACGTACACCTTGCTTCCGACTACACCCACGCTTCTGCATAGCCTTTCAGCTCTCGAGCTAAGTCCTTGGCGAAACGTCCCGGTTCTTGAATCAAGAATCCACATGGTTGCCGAAGGATTGAATGATCCACAGATAAAGAATATCTCCGGGCCTATGGCGACGACGCAGGGTTCTTGCTCGGTCTGAGAAGGAAACGCGAGGTCGATGGAGACGAAGCGGTTCTTCTCTTCTGTCGTCGGGTTGTTGTTTTCAGCTCTTCGGAGAGTGAACCATTGCGCACCCGTTATGCCGACGAAGCAGATGAAGAGTGAGTCTTTGCGGAGGAGAGAGCGAATCTTGTGTATCTCCGGCGAACGAACAAGACGGCTGAAGTTCTTGGAGACGCAAGAGAGGATCGGGTGAGAGCGTTTCGGGACGCGAGCTAAGATTTCCACGACGATGTCGTTGGGAAGTGAGGAAAACGACGGCGGCGACGACATTGAGTGGTTGATGTTTTGCGGTGGCTCGTCGGCGTTTGAGAGCGCAAGAAAGATTAACAAAGTTCGTTAGATAGTTACTATTGAGTACTGGTTTCGCGGGTGGCTTATTAATATATGAGCGTTGATTCAGTTTGGTTTAATGTTGGTTCAATATAGATTGTATTCGGTACATGTATAAACCGGATTTCAATACTATATAATGTAAACGTTGAATCATTAATGAAAATAACAGAAAGATATTTCTATTTTGAGCGTCTTCTCTGATGAGCTTGAGCTCAACTAACATGGCTCGTCGGTGTCAGAGAGCGCCAGAGCGGCGAATGAAAGATTGTCAAGTTTAGACGTTAGATACTTACTATTTATGGaagtttttgttcatttttcttctttataaTATGTACACATATTTTATTTCGAGTAATTCTTGTATTTTTTCCTTGTAGAGTACACAAAATAAATTTGCATGTCTCTTTTTATCAAAGTATTGTTTAGCAAGTAATTCTTAAATACTCAGAAATAATTACAAATAACTCGAACTCATTTTTAGCAAGTACACGAATATTCTAAAAATCTGAATTTGTGGTACTCATATAAAACAAGTCAAATATTATGTATAGCTAAAATAGCAAGTGCTCGTTTTATGTCCATCCCCAAAACTATTaacaatttagtttttttttcggctgtggtaatatattttttttgtttcaaaatttataatcgTTGTTTAAATAGATCATAGATGAAATTAGTTTTCTAACAAATCCTCGGTTTTTGTACCTAACGCTGATATAGAAGATCTCTGCAAGGATTCAAATGATGCAGATGAGGTCATCCCCTTAGAGAAGGGAAGAGTAATACCATGGTTATTGACATTGTGGATAATTAGGAAAAACGTGAATGCAGTTTTGTATGCATGTGTACAGAAATCGATAGTCGATAATACCTTCGATGAAGCGAATGTCTGAGCTAAGACTAATAAAATCAAAGAAGAGGAGTTCCTAATAATGATCTCGGAGTATTAAGGATTTGGATTTCGTCTTTGGATGGCTGGTCAAATGTAACATTCACACAAACTGGAGAAATGCTCAGTTACACAGTGGAGGGGTATGGATCACAAGAGATCACCGAGCTATAGTTGGGCATCATGCTCATGATGCTTTCACATGTTCAACGGATAGATACATCGGAGATGCGGTGTCTGATTTGGGCTCTACAAAGCATGAGAGATTTTCATGTGCAGGAGGTGGTGACTGGTTAAGATTCACAAGAGTTAATTGAATCAATTAAAATAAGTACTATGATAGTAATAATAGTATAAAGAACTAGATAGTAACCCGCGCTTTACGCGGGATAAGATGTCTATATTAATGTTGAAATGATatattatgattatgtataacaTAAGATATACTTTAAGCGATAGTTAGATAGAACTAAAGGTATAATGGGTGcactaatattaaaatttgatatatggtgtttgcatttgagaagaagctttggaaaatatttttttttattttgcttatCACGTTGTAATAGTTATGGATTTAGggatttaataaataaaatcgaaaaaaatatggatcaataacatattataaacaaaacaataactgtgtgaaacaaaaaaagtatagcttttttaaattcagaaaacatagttgcataataaaaaaaaatgaaagttatTCGATCTTCTAAATTGTAAAGGTTGTTCTGgatgtgaccagcatgtgagaCTTGCTGGTGGTTCGTTCCTGAAATTTTTTCCTCATTTTCAAAGTCGTCTAATGCAGAGCTCCCATGGCGGTGAAGGTGGTGACACTCGAATGCTTATATTGCTTGTTCGAGAAGACTAATACACTAAACTGAGACGATTTACAGTGATTCAATCTCCTCGAAACAGATATCACCTCATCGAGCAGTAACAAAATCGAGTATGACACATTTATctagaaatatattttcaacGTCCTCTTTCAGTAATGAGAAACGGTTCCCAAGAACGCGAGTGCTCTACTAAATGCACGAAGGCATGTATGGAGAAAATGGTTATTTCATTAACACTTGGCATCATACTAAAGTTTCATCATTTTGTCGTCTCTACGAATCAGTCGACTTAATGGCGATAGATCAAATGGGTTATCGTTTTTAACAGAAACATATAGAGAAATAAGGAAGCTTTATTGATGCTATGATTATATTGAGACGATTGATAAATCAACTAATCAAAGTTGAAGCTGAAGGTTTATCACTTAAAAAGTGTTCGTCGAGAAAAATAATGATAAAGATGgtatgaagttttttttaaaggaatgtTAGTGTGAACGCATTAAATTTACAGTTTTGGTAAGAAGCGTTCTCTACATGACACCTAAgcgttttactaaataaaagttTCTCGTGAAGCCACGTCACCACGTCACATTCCTTGCCAATAAACTTTTATGGTAAGTTTTAAAagtgcttctcctttaatatataggggatatcaTAATAATGAACTGGAAAACCAACTGATTTAGATCGAACCAAAATTTTGTATCCAAACCATATATGTCACATAAACATTATTATATGTAACTTAAACACTAAATCAAATAATAAGTATATGCTTAGAATGTGCATCAAACTTATAATATCATATTAAACCAAATGACTGACATCTTTATAACCTAGAGTTTTGATTATGATAACAACATGATTTTATACGAACCGAGATTGAAATTGTggtaattaataattatttagttaaGTTATTCTCGCATTAGCTATTTCAACAAGTTTTAAGAACAATCCTATGTGGAATTCAGTCACATTTGAATCATCAATACATGTCACCCTTTAAGATGTCGCATTTTAGaatcaataaaattataacatttttatttaagcGTGTTTTTAACTAATATTGATGGGTATTCGTTCGGTTTGGTTATTATAGATATAAAAAAACTATAGAAACTGTAtccatttgaaaattttaattttggggTTTTGCCCACTCTTAGTTTAGGGTTTGATCTGAAGTTCTGTTGTTTCTAGCTATTCATTTATATGCTGGATTTTAGACAAAAGTATCTTATATATGCTAATTGAAAATATTACACAATACAATTTTCTCATTTACTTCGTTCAGATCTTATCAACAAGAGTAATCACAAAATCTATCAAATTGTTGAGGTGGATATGATAATTTCCActcaatataaaataattttttatattaaacgAAATCTTATACATATTACTTCAAATGGTATATTTTCAAAACTACCTAATTTATACTGTTTTCTATATTTCCTGAAGGAAACACCCTTATTTTCTTTTGACTTATCAGATACATCTTTGACTTAAAAGTTACACTTACAATCTgttgagagagaaaaaaaactctACAATCTAGGCCGGTGTTGAGTGAATACAAGCAACTGGTGAGCTGGAGGAGCTACAGAATCGAATTATTTGTTCAAGAAGCTATCCGAGACCTTGGGGAGGCATGTCATAGTAAAACACAATAGTCCTTATTAACCTAATAAAATGATCTTTGACTATTGTTCAACAATAACAACTGATCCTCTAGTTTTTTCGGTTCTGCATAAATATTCagatcattgcaagaagaagCTAGCATTTTTAAGGAAGCGTGAAAAACAAGTTAGTTTCAAACATATCAAACCATCAATTGTAAATACTTTCAGGACGTGGGATGTATAGTAACAAAGAACATGCTTAGGAAGCTCACTGAGGCAGCTATATACGGGCGACAAAGCAGAGAAAGAAGAGACGGCGATGATGTCAAGCCAAGAGTATACGTTGATGGAGAGGAGAATGGCCGAGCTGGAGGAGAAATGTAGATCGTTGCAGAATCAGCAGGCGGCGGTGTCCTCCCCGGAGAAAGAACAGATACTCACTGCCGCTCTAAGCCGTGTAGACGAGCTTGAGCTTCAGTTGTCTGAGACCAAGAAGGTAACCAGCCTCTTTTACTTTGAAGCATACATACATATTTTAAGTAAAGTGATTTTGGTGGCATTATTGGCATTTTTTGGGTGTGTTAAATAACGTGTTGCAAGTAGAGTAACGTATGATGTATGTACCCAATTTAATTTACTTTGTTTGAAATATCAGACGCTGGACGAAGCCATGGCTAGGCAGCAAGAGTTATC is part of the Brassica rapa cultivar Chiifu-401-42 chromosome A09, CAAS_Brap_v3.01, whole genome shotgun sequence genome and harbors:
- the LOC103842512 gene encoding uncharacterized protein LOC103842512; translated protein: MDSPSTQKAKPRKMKAAVKKSRVQKLLDLFYRVVEITVVMVTVAKLCYQLVIMFEDSGLSRFLINRHLAFLLGNAIVIAVAAKCGLFANQEPDARRNRNDFYDQFVRESSRREQSSEEDRSKQISEDKRQSRAKQSMLENRAKQSTEDNREKQSTDKKDITVKREKQRSGSENLEGSKKSSCGRLKRSETERHADVSDDELRYKIESFIARQRRNQKDEEFCIV
- the LOC103842514 gene encoding F-box/kelch-repeat protein At2g44700-like; amino-acid sequence: MSSPPSFSSLPNDIVVEILARVPKRSHPILSCVSKNFSRLVRSPEIHKIRSLLRKDSLFICFVGITGAQWFTLRRAENNNPTTEEKNRFVSIDLAFPSQTEQEPCVVAIGPEIFFICGSFNPSATMWILDSRTGTFRQGLSSRAERLCRSVGVVGSKVYVIGIYRDADEMHVESFDAKTQTWELAPVPEDQGWWWSSAPTVSLNRKVCALRVSGNARCYDPRDGSCESLGLATKDKWLWRTGACVMNNVLYVYYARFGLMWYDYEMRLWRVVGGLSHLKKVRSVAMAEYYGKLAVLWEDVEVGVSGETKEVWCRMIALERSERGVHGIAEASQLLGSVLRGYMLHHCLSVSD